From the Odocoileus virginianus isolate 20LAN1187 ecotype Illinois chromosome 21, Ovbor_1.2, whole genome shotgun sequence genome, one window contains:
- the LOC139030203 gene encoding activated RNA polymerase II transcriptional coactivator p15: MPKSKELVSSSSSGSDSDSEVDKKLKRKKQVAPEKPVKKQKTGETSRALSSSKQSSSSRDDNMFQIGKMRYVSVRDFKGKVLIDIREYWMDPEGEMKPGRKGISLNPEQWSQLKEQISDIDDAVRKL; encoded by the coding sequence ATGCCTAAGTCAAAGGAACTTGTTTCTTCAAGCTCTTCTGGTAGCGATTCTGACAGTGAAGTTGACAAAAAGCTAAAGAGGAAAAAGCAAGTTGCTCCAGAAAAACCTGTAAAGAAGCAAAAAACTGGTGAGACCTCCAGAGCACTGTCATCCTCCaagcagagcagcagcagcagagatgatAACATGTTTCAGATTGGGAAAATGAGGTATGTTAGTGTTCGGGACTTTAAAGGGAAAGTCTTAATTGATATTAGAGAATATTGGATGGATCCAGAAGGTGAAATGAAACCAGGAAGAAAAGGTATATCTTTAAATCCTGAACAATGGAGCCAGCTGAAGGAACAGATTTCTGACATTGATGATGCAGTAAGAAAACTGTAA